The region AAGTGCTTTTTTAGTAAGTGTTCATTCTCAAGGCTATTGACAAAGACTTATTATAAGcttatttgataaaataaagAAGATATAGATAGGTTATAAACTATGTTCTAAGCTCAACCGAACATCGGTGTACGTGTTTATGTTGAAACATAAGACCCAATAATTTCTATAAATGTTCTTCTAGATGCCCCCTTAACTTGATTCTAGTTTTGGAAATTTGATGATTAGTTTGTATACGAGTAAACTGCAATTGAATGGTAATTTGAAGGAGTTGGAATCTTTCAGTGAATCAAACGAATATGTGCATGCAAATATGTGCATTTTTGTGTGTTTGGGTATGTTTTCAGAACGGAGTTCTTTTTCGTACAGGTGTTTGTAACTGATTTATGGACTGAACATACGCCTTGGCCATTCAATCAACTCCCCAAGAGCTATAGCTTTTTGGTGAAACATGGGCCATTGTGGAAGATGGCATACTATTCCACTGCCCCACGTTTAGTGCATCAGTCTAATTTTGCGGCAACTTCAACATTCATTGCTCGGTGAGGTTTTGGGTGCCTTCAAATTTCACAGAGCAGTTCCTAACCTTATTTCTTGTCAAATTACTTCAATGGGTAAAAAAGTGTTTTTATATGCCATTGCCAGATAGCTATTAGGTTTCTGGAATGACACGTAAGTGATAGTCCAGACACTTACTGATCTAGCATCCTCCCTGACTTTTAAGTCGATAGTTTCTTTTGGATAATCAAAAGAAGTATAAGATGTTATCTAAGATGGTTTCAAGTTTACTATGGTCTGGATTTCTAGCGGTGAACTTTTATTTTATACGTCTATTTCTGTTCATAGACGTAAGGAAGACTGCTCGGTAATTTGGCAACGGTTCAGCATTGTTCTAATTTGATGATACATGTGCGATTCTAATATAATGTGCATGACATTTTTCAAAAACTACATTTGGTTGCATCTTGCAATGTTTACTATAAAGCTTTGTGTTAATATTAGGCAGAAGTTGTTGACATTTCATGCTATTCGTGCAGATATTTTTAGCTATAGAAACAATTTGTTGTGCATATTTAGGTTTTATCAAATACTGTATGTCTGAATGTCAcatcctttctttttttttcagtgAAGTTTTTAGAGGGTTAATGAAATATCAGCCAGATATAATAATCAGTGTGCATCCACTGATGCAACATGTTCCACTTCGTATTTTGAGGGCCAAGGGTCTCTTAAAGAAGATTGTTTTTACCACAGTCATCACTGATTTAAGCACATGCCATCCAACATGGTTAGTTTTGTCTGCATTATTAATGTTTGTTCTGAAGTTATATCAATAGTCGTGTTTTGACATCTTATTTTTTGTATTCAGGTTTCATAAGCTTGTAACTAGATGCTATTGTCCAACAGCTGACGTTGCCAAAAGGGCACTGAAAGCTGGACTCCAGCAATCCCAAATAAAGATTTATGGCTTACCTGTTCGACCTTCCTTTGTTAAGCCTGTTCGAGCAAAGGTATGTTGTGTTACTATAGCTATACTTTGAATTGGATGGATTAGCTTATGAATCTGAAACTGTAATACAAATACAATATGCAATGGTATATCTATTATTTCAACCTGACCTTTTATTGATTGTTTGATACGCTGAGATAGGATAAAGAATATTAGGACTCTAATAATATAAGTGGTTAGGTTTATGAATTATTGCCAGCAAATTATAGCCTTCTTTGTAACCGGTGCTCAATTATGCTCCTGCTAAGGGTAGGCCTATCAGTTACAATCTCAgccatttattttatatataatttcttCCCATGTTATCATATGAAAAATGAAcattaaaaattgatttttctcaGTTATAAATGGGAAATGGCTTAATACAAAAGTTATTTTGGGTTCAGTCATTATGACTATAAGATGCAGTCAAGCATTGTAAGTTTTGGTTAATGTACGTTCATGTAGACATGATGCTTATTGATGCATATGCAGAATGTATTTCAGTTCAGTTACTTTGAAGGTATAAATTTGGATCTGAAATGTAATTCACTAGTTCTCAAGTCACAAGAAAATTAACAAAGTTATTGCCTGTTTTTGCGATTTAATTTTCATATCTCTATTATATAATATTGACCTTGTTGCTTTATGCTGTAGGATGAACTAAAGAGAGATTTAGGGATGGATGAGGATCTTCCTGCTGTATTATTGATGGGGGGAGGTGAAGGTATGGGCCCCATTGAGGCCACTGCTCGTGCACTTGGAAATTCATTGTATGACGAGAATCTAGGGGCTCCTGTTGGTCAGATCCTTGTGATCTGTGGTCGCAATAAGAAGCTTGCTAACAAACTCAACTCTATTAAGTGGAAGATTCCTGTGCAGGTATTGATACCCTTAATAAATTTCAGAGCCTTGTTCATGCTTTGTGAATCCCATGTAAATTATATACTGTGTTTGTGCGTCTGATTACATTTCCTCATTTCTTGTCTATATTTGCAACTACATACTATTAAATAACGTCTTTGTCTGCAGTCCATGGTTGGCGACTGACGTATACTTCTTTCTCTTTTACATGATGAACTAACATCTGGCCTTATGATTGAATTTCTCATATCATATgatatagcatgtttggactTGGAAGTTGGAAGTTGGAAGTATATAGGAGAGAAAAATGTAACTCATGATGCAATTGAATATAAGAACAAATGGAGACTTTGAGAATTATGTGCATGTGTGCTCCAACCCAATTAAGTGAGGGGGGTTTGTTGAAGTAAGAAAATGGAAGTGGGCTCCAAATATACATAAAAAATGTGATGATGAAAGTTGTAGCTATAATTTGAGTGGTTTTCATTAGTTGTCCAATGATTTTTTGCGGTAATAAAATTTCTAGGTAGGATTCCTTCTGTTAGGGGTAAGAGAAAAACCTAATTTTCTTTTGACAAAGATTATCAGTTTCTCTCATCTATGCCTTCTGCAATGAATAAGTAAAACTATGAAGTTAGTTTAGACTTATGTTTACCTCTGGTTGAACTAGAGTGTATTTAAACTAGTTGTTTTTCGTTCCATGAGTTAAGGAAGAAAATGTCTGGTGTGGAACTTCCATATTAAATTGATTTTTATGAATAATTAGATGAACATAGAAATTAGTGTCTAATGCTTAGGTTAAATTCTTGGAAGTCCCTGACTTATCTTGCTTTACAAATATTTAGGTCAAGGGTTTTGTTACCAAAATGGAGGAATGTATGGGAGCTTGTGATTGCATCATTACAAAGGTTTGAATTCGATCTCACTGCCCTGACTTGTTTTCTTACCTCATTATGACTGTTATTGACGGATTTTTTTCTCCTTGTAGGCGGGACCTGGGACAATTGCAGAGGCCATGATCCGAGGCCTTCCTATTATCTTGAATGATTACATTGCGGGGCAGGTAATTTTGGTTCTGGTTATATATAATTCCTCaacctttttattattatttttttaaaaagtccaGCTAGTCCGTGGATGGAAGTAAATTTCAAGCTGAGTTCTGAACTCAACTGGGATATTCTAGCTAATAAAAATTTGTAACATGACCCtgatgtttggaaattcttctaaaattgattatgaagcCATAATCAATTCTGGGGATAAGCTTCTATGAGTAGCTTCTTGGTTCCAAAATTGATTGTCATGAAAGAGAAGCTGATAACATAGTGAATTGGTGGATAGAATGTTTCTCAAAGTAGGACTGTAGGTAATTAAGGGTTTGTTTAAACAATTCCATCGTGCGTGCTTTGAATAGTTAGAGCGAGTATAGTAAGTTTTGATTGTGCGTTTGTAAGGGGTTGCAGTCACATTTAAATATGGTCACTGAGTACAAACCCATACATGATTGAAAATGGTGAAATTCCTTTCATTTCAGGAAGCTGGCAATGTTCCCTATGTAGTTGAAAATGGTTGTGGGAAGTTCTCTAAATCGCCTAAGGAGATAGCTAAAATTGTCGCGGATTGGTTTGGTCCAAAAGCTCATGAACTAACAGTAATGTCACAAAATGCATTGAAGTTAGCAAGGCCAGATGCAGTAGTCAAGATAGTACATGACCTTGACGAGCTTGTAAGGCAAAGAAGCTACTTACCAGAGTATTCTTGTATAGCTTAACTGATCATAGTGATGCAATTTTTTGTCATGGGGTGTTATGAGGAATTTGTACAAGGCAGCACAAATGTATACATTAGAAAAATGAGTATATGTTGTTCCACCTTTTTCATATCATTGTTTAGATACTCatttgaaattaatataattttggCTGTTTTGGCATGACACTTTTGTCCCTTACAAATTCTTTTCATGTAAGAGAAACGAGTAAAACATCGTTTTGATCCCTGAAATACATCACTACTTTACTTCTTGAAAAATGAATAACTTTTTCTTCACTTAGATGAAAAAGGCGATCAATATACTTTTCAAAAGCCTATATGTGGATAAACAAAGTCATGAGCTTAATAGAGTTTGGCAAGACTTTGAATATCAATTGTGTTCCGGTACTTGGTAACGTAAGCCTTCATCGGGTGTTGGTTATCGCCACTAGGCAATATCCACTACATGTCCGCTCTGCTATCCACCTCGAAAACTACTCGATCGAGTACTTGGTAACCGATGTCGTACGATCATGTCAATGGTCATTAGAGAAGTAAGCCATTCGGCCTAAGTCGAGATGCAGCTTAAAGAACCAAGGTCAGCCCCATGGTGAAAGGCCTAAATAATCAGCTAGTCCTCATTACCCGATTGACGCTTGTTGATCATCCACAGTCTACCACATCCCATCCAAAGTCAATGGTTCTCTGCTTGAGGTATAAAAGGTATGTTTCACATAATACAAGGTACacacatcttcatcttccaccTTCTTCTCACCAACATTTGAACTTGAGTATAAAAGTGTTTTAACAGGTCCTTCCATCGGCGTGGCACGACGACAAAGAAGTATTTTCTGGCCTGGAGAGGCATCCTTCTAGTGAAAAACACCACCGTCCTTTGTCTTTCCCCATCTCTCAACACTCTTATGAGTAATTAGTTAATTAGTGTCACGTTATggttgaaataaaatatttgttgCGTTCGATCTTTGATCTTAAAAACAAGGTTTTACATGTTCTCCTTATTCCCTAACTTCATGAGCAGTGCTTCCATTTTTAAGGGAATTGAAGGAATTTTTTTGGAACCTTGCTACTATATCCTCCGAAGTCCGAAACAAAACATGCAAAATTTCTTCGGAACCACAATTGACTAACAGTTGCAGACAACAATTGACATCAGTCATTGAACATTTGTAAGCGAGAACTAAGAAGAGATATTCCAAAACACAAATTCCACAACACCTTCTGTGATCCCATCTATGCTAATGAACTATGTGTGATATAGCAGACTGTTGATAAACCTGTGGGAGAAAGCCAAAAACTAAAAAGTCAAGGAAGGAAAAAGAATAGAAAGTTTTCTAACCTGTAGTTCTGTTTTCATACTCACAAAACCCATGTCAAAGCATGAGAAAGTGCCATTAGACCAAGCGACTCCTAAAAATAACAACACAATTATAATTCAGTATAAGAATACATGAACATAGTCGGATTCAGATTTCAGATTCACCAAAATGACACTTAAATGGAGGGGAAAGAAAACTCACACATATCTATAATTTGTTACTGATTAATTGGATTAAAATGTTCTCCTATTTTCAAATAGGTTGGAAATAGGCCAACTTGTGCAGGTGGCTGCTGTAGCTTAACCTGGTACGGCCAAGTCTAAtcagtaataatttttttttgaaatgctaattagtaataataaatcaagtaaagtatttttaaaaaatgtatttacCTAAAACTAAAAGAATAACTTTAGATCCCTttcctttcaaaataaaaaaaaaatacttttgaTCCCTTCAAATAAAAAGACTTCAGGTCAAGTAAAAACTTTCAGATCGGTCTTTAAACTATTATCATAAATATCTTCAAATCACATACATAACTATTTTGAGATTTAAAAACATGTTAGGTTTTTGATCTGTTTAAAAATAAGCTTTTATTTGAATAAAACTCCTATGATAAAGTGAGCTTTTAATTATGTTTTCAGACTAcgctaaaattttaaaaagttttataCAAGTCTCCTTGCCAAAATCTCGAGGTTTAAGTTTGGAAAGTATTAGGATTATGCCCGTGCACAGATACGGAAGAACATTTTAGAATtttttagggctcgtttggcacgccgtactaggcatgatagtataagcttatacaatacattatgagtttatccattgtttggtgatgacattgtattgtataagcttatccatcaaagtccccttattcgttaaaatgacgtattatttaatccatcatgtgagtgatggataaggcatgataaggttgtgacgtataagttaccatcaccaccaccgtcCATTGTTGCTAACTTACACCATCATTGGCCCCACCACCGCCATCggtgttgccaccaccacccgatcaccaccgccctaccgtcaccactggtgttgccgccaccaccaccacgaccactgccaccaccgacaccacaaccaccatcctatcgccaccgccaccaccattgcctccaccctgctgtagccgccaccgccttaccaccaccaccaccaccctatcgtcgccaacaccacaaccaccatcgccgccaccacctgatcaccaccaccgccgccgccaccaccaccaccgccctaccgccaccacccaccccacaaccaccaccctatcgccaccaccaccataatcgtcgccaccaccgataccacaaccaccaccctatcgcccccaccaccaccattgcctccaccctatcgtagccgccaccgccttaccaccaccaccgccaccctatcatcgccaccaccataactaccatcgctgccaccaccaccaccaacctatctccactgtcaccaccaccgccaccaacaccaacctaccaccattgccaccaccaccaccaacctaccatcaccaccaccaccgttataatcacctccatatttgatttttattttatatcattattcaatatttcactaaacagaaaattgcattaatttaaacgatatggtaaattatacagagtatggccaaacgctggatagtataagaaagttatcagggcttatactatcaggcctaatactatcaggtcttatactatcaggccttatactatacgtcgcaccaaacgggcccttaaagTGAATTGAACCATTTATAAATAGATTCtacaatttattaaaataaaggcttaaaagcatttcatgTCCCTGATGTATTACAGTTGTGCAAATGTTGCCCCTACTCTTTTTTTGTCTACGTTTGTACCCTCCATGCTTCTGAAAAGTGCAacgaatgcccctccgtcactCTGACGTTAAAAATGGATGATGTGGCTGTTAAATGTCACATCAGCATCCTACGTGGCGTGACacgtcattaaataaaaatcagaatTTGGAAAGGTGGGagggttcgaacccgggactTCAAAGTGGCAAAACAAGCCCTTAACCAGTTGAGCTACTTAGATAATTGTTATATTTAgcaacataattttatttatagaatttatattattcatcttcttccctcacCATCATCATGcctttttcttcctcttccctcattatcaccatgcctttttcttcctcttcttccctcACCATCACCATGGAGCAACCACTGCATTTtaccttcctcttcttccctcACCATCATCATGGAACAACCAGTAAAGCTCTCTTCATCGTGCTTTCTTTTCCATGGCTGAGAAGCCTTACCCACCATAGCTGCCTTACCCACCATGGTTGAGTCATCACCACCCTCAACCTTCATCATTTTCCCAACCTTAGTTCTTCGAATTTCTTCACTAAACCCTCTCCGGATTACCTTAAAAACGTTTTTGGGTGAGTAAAGAACAATTCAGGAAAGTTTGGGAGAATTCTGGAGATTTCCCGGCGAAGGTCTCGCCGGAGAAGGTGGCGGTTCACGGCGGTCTATGATGGAGTTTCGCCGGAGGAGGAAAGGAATAGTGggtcttcatcctttcgcggccagGAACACGACGGTGGTGTCCGTTTCTCCAAAAGCTTTACCGTTTGTTTGGAAACCTCATTTGCAGGTCGGGTGGCTCGCTGGAAAAGCTCTCAAATCTCGTTGATACTGGTTAAGTACCTCAACTGGTTAATGGTTGTTTTGAATCCCCAAACGCAGCCTAAATTTCAATCCTCATACCCAAACAGAACaccccaaaaaaataaaaaccggAACTTTGAATCTCCTTCTTTAGAAATCGTAATTCCAATTTCTTCGATAGCAAACGCAACTCCAACGACAATTGCACTGAGAACCTCAACCAGTGTTATATATTACATTGTTATATATTACATTGTGTtacaatatttcaaattaaggGAATAAAACAAAATCATTTTCTATATCCTTAAATTGAGTTTGTCAGATTCACGTGGAGTGGGGTTGAGTTTGAGAAATTGCTGAAAATGTGAGTTTGTTCATGTAGGAAATTTGTCAGAgtgagggaagaagatgaataagatAAATGCTATAAATATAATTCTGTTGCTAAATAGAACAATTATTTAAGTAGCTCAACTGGTTAAGGGCTTGTTTTGCCACTTTGAAGTCCCGGGTTCGAAACTCCCCCCACCTTTCCaatttctgatttttatttaatgacgtGTCACGCCACGTAGGATGCTGATGTGGCATTTAACAGCCACGTCATCCATTTTTAACGTCAGagtgacggaggggcattcgtTGCACTTTTCAGAAACATGAAGGGTACAAATGTAGACAAAAAAAGAGTAGGGGCGACATTTGCACAACTGTAATACATCAGGGgcatgaaatgcttttaagcctaaaataaattaaatgatttACATATTcaactggtttttttttttatgcttaacaacaaacaaaacaaaacagaaaagcGGAGAAGAGAAGGAAAACCCCCTACAACCTTACATAGGTTGTACCTAGGGAGTCAGCTAACAACAAAGGCTCCAAGCCAGGATGGGGATCCTGAGTATAGACAAATGGTGGGGAGTCTTAGATTCATTTGTCATACTAGGCCAGAAATATCTTTCAGTGTGGGAATGGTCAGCAGATTCATGAGTGATCCAAGACATTCTCACCTAGTGGCTGCCAAGAGAATATTGAGATATCTGAAAAGGACTCTATCCTATGGCATCTTGTTTCCACTCCAAAAAGAGAAGGTTGGACTACACCTTGACTCGAATTGGTGTGGGGATTTAGTAGATAGGAAGAGTACAATGGGGTATCTTTTTGAATTTGCTGGAGCTCCTATCTCATGGTGCTCTAAGAAACAAACTGTGGTAGCACTCTCTAGCTGTGAGGCAGAATATATTTCTGCATGTTCAGCTGCATGCCAAGCATTGTGGCTCCATTCTCTTCTGCTTGAACTGAAGATTGATATTGGTAGTCATGTGGATCTGCTTGTTGACAACAGATCGGCTATTGATATCTCAAAGAATCCAGTAGCACATGGTCGAAGCAAACATATAGAGACCAAGTACCACTTTCTTCGAGATCAAGTCAGCAAAGGAAAGATAAAGATCAAGTACTGCAAGACTGAACTTCAACTTGCAGATATCTTTACTAAGCCACTGAGGGCTGAGAGGTTCAAAGCATTGAGAGAGATGATTGGTGTTACTTCTAACTAGTGTCATGCTTTGAGTGTATCAGAGTACAGAATTGATAGGTTGTGAGAGCAGGTTTTTTAAGCATGATAAATGCTGTTTTTTTACTGTTCAAACTGTCTAGAGATTTTGTATTATGGGGGGGGGTGTTAGAAGTAATACAAAATAGGCTATTAGGGTTAGTCTTTAATGTGTGTGATTAAGGCTTTGATCATTAGTATTAATGATGTAATATAGTATTGACTATATAAGGGTAGCCAATGCTTGTATGATTACACAGAAAGTAATAAGAAAAGTTTTTCCCCTCTTTGACTCTTCTCTCACTGCATTTACTCTCTCTGAGTTTGTTCCTTCTGGTTTTCTCcaaaaccccaacaacaagGAGGAAATTTAAATCCTGACTAGCTCCCATCTTAGCTAAAAAATCCGCACACGAATTACCCTCATGCAAAATATGAGCTGCTCTAACCTCCCAAGGACGATGGAGCAGATCCACAATATTATAAATGAGGACTGCTAGACCATGACAGTAAGAAGGTGGATCATTAGCTAGAGCAACGGCCAAGGAGGAGTCGGAATAGCAAACCACCATTCGGTATCCATGCTAGCTCCCACGCAATCCTTAACCCATGAAAAAGAGCAAGAAGCTCCATGTGCAAAACAGAAGCTTGAGCACCATACCCAGCGAAACCTGTGATCCAAGTACCTCGAGCATCCCGAAGGCAGCCGCCAAAGCCGGAGCGCACCGGAGAGCCCAAGGAGCTGCCTTCACAATTCATAGAAATCTCAGAAGTAGAGGGAGCAAGCCAAGAAACCAAACATGGCGGAGAAACCTGGGAAGTTTGCTTCGACCACACATGCTGAAATAATTCCTTATTCTCCATGACAGACCGCACCAACACCTCAGTCGCGGACACAAGATGATCAAAACATGCTCGGTTTCTGGAGTTCCAAATACACCAGATAGCAGCTAATGAAGTGAACTCAGCCTCAGCCATGATACGCTTCAACCACTCCCTGGGATCACTGGAATTAAACGAAGCAGTCCGCACATTGAGCCCCAACCGATTCCAAATGTTGCGGTCGAAAAAACAATCCCTTAAGCAATGAAGAACAATCTCCGGATACAGGTGGCACATAGGCGATGAAGCCATATTTCGACGAAAACGTATGTCATTCACAGGGAGTGCGTTCTGACAACAAAGCCAGATGAGGAAGAGAACCTTGAAAGGCCCATGGAGGCGCCAAATCCAAGTCCAATCCTCCTCGACGGTAGGTACCCCCCCAGCAGCAAGCATTGCTCGACGTTCCTAGATGAGCTAGTGATATCCTTCCCGCGCAGAATACTCCCCAGAAGAAGCAGAAGGCCAAACAAAACAATCCTGGACCCGGTGATTAAGCGAACAATCACGTTGTAGGATCATGTTCTGAACCTCGCTTGGAAGAACAATATAGAGAATTGGAAGGTTCCACTGACTATCAAAAATCACGTCCTGGACAGTAACCTGAAGATCATGGATATCTACCGCCGCTACTCTGTCACAAAGTTTAAAATTTCCCAGCCATTCTGTATACCAGAAAGATGAGGTACCATTCCCTAACTTGAACGAGAACCCCTCCTGAAGCACGTCTCGAGTTTTCTGAATCGATTGTCAAACAGCTGAGCCATGCACAACAGGCAAGGAAAGCAGGTTTCCATGGACCCCATACTTGCCAGTGATCAAAGTAACCCGTGGCTTTGGCTCCCCCTTGATAATTTTCCAAACATTTTTCCCTAGAAGTGCAATGTTATGGTCCCGAGCCTTTCTCAATCCCAGCCCGCCAAACCTCTTCGGCTGCTCAATAGCATCCCACTTAACCAaattgttgttcctttttttatgttgtctgcattttagctaatgtatgtgtgtgccaagatgtgggaccagatgttgtaacatcgtgctgtgacatttgtccctgcggatctgctgtgtgtttggctgatttttctagaagctttggatggatttcgtgataatcaagttagggttattgaagaagcttctctatgctatctggaatatattatagtggaatcaaatctgttgaagaggatttgatttggtttaaattgtgaaagttgttatcttttgttcaaatcttatttgataagatttgttactggtttaaaagatttgttccagatctgttttatggactctattttcgtgcaagcccattgaagatcaagaccagaagaacggctatttaaggaggcttaaccctagttgcaaagtgtgccttgggcacccaaggattgagtttttagggttttgttttgtgagtccttgttctgttattttgtacacctctctactgcctccattgataatcatatggcttagagttggtttgtttagttgagttgtaatctcttcaaattgttgtttgatcatgagatctatctttcaatctcttgtaagggatcggtcactgtggcagtgatcattaggagttaggggaagtttcctcatagcttagaggagaagggctaagctagattcacttatgtaatagtggtagacattgaagaggctctatactaagggggagtacttaggtataggagggactttcatgtgacctgagagctattatttgatagtgaattgactcctggattggtatcctccagatgtaggtgatgttgcaccgaactgggttaacaattccctgtgtttttttcgttgatttaatttatgtactgttgtgcaattgtcgaaccgattgtcccaacatcgcgttcgacatctgtcctgtgcgagaaccagaatttcacaAATGAATGCCATGATTCTCGGTCCCTTTCCAAATGAATCTCCTGATTGCGGCCTCAATGTCATGACAAATCTTGGTAGGAACCCAGACATGTTGCATACAATAGGTTGACATTGAGGAGAGGACATATTGATCAAGAGTTACACGCCCCGCTCTATTCAAGATGTTATGCTTCCAAGCTGCCACCCGGCCATTCACGCGATCAACCATAAATTGAAAATCCCTATTGGTAGCCCTTTGATTGAAGATAGGAAAACCCAAGTATTTACCAATATTTGGAGTAAACTGAATGCATGTGATGTCTATCAACCTGGCCTTCATTGCTGTGAATAGATTTCACTGACCCATGGCCATTGATTTTCCCTCATTCACCCGGAGGCCAGAGGCTTTACAAAAGGATGATAAGATCTTCTTAACCAGAGTAACTTGGGCTACAGTAGCCCTAGAAAACATAAGAAGATCATCAGCAAAAAGAAGATGGGAAAACTTAAGATTAGTATCTCTAATTGTTATTGGTTTCCATCTGCCATCCTGAACTGTTGTCGAAATAAGCGAACTAAGTCTCTCCATGCACAACACAAAAAGATAGGGAGAGAGAGGGTCCCCTTGACGCAACCCTCTCTTGGGACTGAACCCAGGGAGCTTGTCACCATTCCACAACACAGATAAAGATACGGAAGAAATACAGAACATGATGATCTTAACACATTTATTCAACTGGTTGTAATTGTTATCTTtactattatattttaaaattaattttcatatGTATATATCACGCATATATATAGAGAAAAAGTTGGATTTTGCCTAGGCTTCTGgtccgggttcgatcccctttgaggtaaaaaataatatttgtgaccagggacatcactactgtatcccgagccagattagtcacgtgg is a window of Lotus japonicus ecotype B-129 chromosome 5, LjGifu_v1.2 DNA encoding:
- the LOC130718253 gene encoding probable monogalactosyldiacylglycerol synthase, chloroplastic, with product MHNPVTTREPSSVLDLGSQIRRFTLDSTFLNPSSDTCSSVLSNFLYFNNTTTVARGAKRGVSVSLRAGGLPFRRILHDFNSAVRFHCERIPIGFASLRVGEGDGNGGGDGVGSGAGDGNGVGEGGRGVVEDERGQLSGADGDRPKKVLILMSDTGGGHRASAEAIKAAFYEEFGDGYQVFVTDLWTEHTPWPFNQLPKSYSFLVKHGPLWKMAYYSTAPRLVHQSNFAATSTFIAREVFRGLMKYQPDIIISVHPLMQHVPLRILRAKGLLKKIVFTTVITDLSTCHPTWFHKLVTRCYCPTADVAKRALKAGLQQSQIKIYGLPVRPSFVKPVRAKDELKRDLGMDEDLPAVLLMGGGEGMGPIEATARALGNSLYDENLGAPVGQILVICGRNKKLANKLNSIKWKIPVQVKGFVTKMEECMGACDCIITKAGPGTIAEAMIRGLPIILNDYIAGQEAGNVPYVVENGCGKFSKSPKEIAKIVADWFGPKAHELTVMSQNALKLARPDAVVKIVHDLDELVRQRSYLPEYSCIA